One segment of Mycobacterium spongiae DNA contains the following:
- a CDS encoding helix-turn-helix transcriptional regulator translates to MDGPALERDAAGIGALADPLRRRLYEFVCSQPMPVSRDQAADAVGIAHHQAKFHLDRLTAEGLLDTDYARLSGRSGPGAGRTSKLYRRSDQEISVSLPQREYELAGRLMAAAIARSASTGEPVVELLNRAANDYGRAIAAAAAGRPPADPADALAAALRVLRNHGYEPRTSDGSADYEVELVNCPFHALAREQTELACNMNHALITGVAEALAPHGPDAWLEPGSTRCCVVLKRCAAPSPTR, encoded by the coding sequence GTGGACGGCCCGGCTTTAGAACGCGACGCCGCCGGAATTGGCGCGCTCGCCGATCCGCTGCGTCGCCGGCTCTACGAGTTCGTGTGCTCGCAACCGATGCCGGTGAGCCGCGATCAGGCGGCCGACGCCGTGGGCATTGCGCACCACCAAGCGAAGTTTCACCTGGACCGCCTCACCGCCGAGGGCCTGCTGGACACCGACTACGCGCGCTTGAGCGGTCGCTCCGGCCCTGGCGCCGGGCGGACCTCAAAGTTGTATCGCAGATCCGACCAGGAAATTTCGGTCAGCCTTCCGCAACGTGAGTACGAGCTTGCCGGGCGACTCATGGCCGCGGCCATCGCGCGCTCGGCCAGCACCGGCGAGCCGGTGGTAGAGCTGCTGAACCGGGCCGCCAATGACTACGGCCGTGCCATCGCCGCCGCCGCTGCCGGCCGGCCGCCCGCAGACCCCGCCGACGCACTGGCGGCCGCGCTTCGAGTGCTCCGCAACCACGGCTATGAACCCCGCACTAGCGATGGCTCCGCCGACTACGAAGTCGAGCTCGTGAACTGCCCGTTTCATGCACTGGCACGCGAACAGACCGAGCTCGCGTGCAACATGAACCACGCGTTGATCACCGGCGTGGCCGAGGCGCTGGCGCCACACGGGCCCGACGCCTGGCTCGAGCCCGGATCGACCCGTTGTTGTGTGGTGCTCAAGCGGTGCGCCGCGCCGAGCCCCACCCGCTGA
- a CDS encoding helix-turn-helix transcriptional regulator: MTESLPTGTVTFLLGDVDGSTRLRRTQPDKLVAAGARLDQMLAEFVAVHGGVRVVERAEDDGFVVAFARASDAVACALRLQQARLAPIRLRIGVHTGQVRVRDEAGYAGPTINRTKLLRDLAHGGQTLLSGVTEQLVVDWLPADVWLTDLGAHQLGDLPRPERVGQLCHPSLSNKFPPLRTTGKSVDTHNVPVHLTSFVGRATQITQLRELLADNRLVTLTGAGGVGKTRLGAELAVRIAPEFGDGAWYVDLATTTDPALVSVAVARALGLSDRPGMTTREVLVQFVGGRHMLMVLDNCEHLLAASASVAVDLLDADSGLTVLTTSREPLGVAGEVTFMVPSLSLADEAVELFADRARRVRPDFEVIEDNEEAVVEICRRLDGIPLAIELAAARAGALSLAEILGSLDDRFGLLTSGARTALPRQQTLRASVDWSYALLTEYERTVLRRLSVFVGGFDLDAARAVAASTLIEGHQIFDQLVSLVDKSLVVADSAGASTRYRLLETVRQYALEKLVESGEADDVRNRHRDYYTSLAASLLDPGCGDYEQRLGHAWDEMDDFRGAFGRSLETGAIGRALELASSLEPLWQSHGGIREGLAWLETALADIDAPTVTPEVRVQALASRATLLAWVGVAASVTETEEALAVARSLDDRVSLVRALMARGCASLYDAEAAGPYFAEAVSVAREIGDSWLLSQALVRQTTPAVIAGDLAATVKAAAKALDAAEATGDRFAARHCRLLEGFAIFLQGDLETGYARLAHVIEEATAEHDAMFRVYGLVIGGYVRALQGDAVGAQGCADAALESCAELLGFHTGTANAGVAVACLAAGDADAAWQAYEAARTRTGLEPLTNGLFVWAALGPLGCGDLAAARRWADDVVLATEGSFEAASLSTRSRVAIAQHDLRQAESDAYDALAIASRLPSSLIVPDVFECLADLACDVGNHRDAARLCGAADTARRGMGTVRFKVLDESHQATVGAVREALGNNEFDSAWAEGAALSTSDAIAYAQRGRGERNRPTRGWASLTPTEARVVRLVSEGLTNKDIATQLFISYRTVQTHLTHVYAKLGLNSRLQLAQQAARRV, translated from the coding sequence GTGACTGAATCGCTGCCCACGGGAACGGTGACGTTTCTTCTCGGCGATGTGGACGGCTCGACCCGGCTGCGGCGCACTCAGCCGGACAAGCTGGTGGCCGCCGGCGCCCGCCTCGACCAGATGCTCGCCGAGTTCGTCGCGGTCCATGGGGGAGTCCGAGTGGTTGAAAGGGCTGAGGACGACGGCTTCGTCGTCGCGTTCGCCCGTGCCAGTGACGCGGTCGCGTGTGCATTGCGATTGCAGCAGGCGCGGTTGGCGCCAATCCGCCTGCGTATCGGGGTGCACACCGGCCAGGTCCGGGTGCGTGATGAGGCCGGTTACGCGGGTCCGACAATCAACAGGACCAAGTTGTTGCGGGATCTGGCCCACGGCGGCCAGACACTGCTGTCGGGCGTCACTGAGCAGCTTGTCGTTGACTGGTTGCCGGCGGACGTCTGGCTGACCGACCTGGGTGCGCACCAGCTAGGTGATCTGCCCCGGCCCGAACGGGTAGGGCAGTTGTGTCATCCCAGCTTGAGCAACAAGTTTCCGCCATTGCGGACGACCGGTAAAAGTGTTGATACCCACAATGTTCCGGTGCACCTGACCAGCTTTGTGGGCCGCGCAACGCAAATCACCCAGCTGCGCGAGCTGCTGGCCGACAACCGCTTGGTGACGTTGACCGGTGCCGGTGGTGTCGGCAAGACGCGTCTGGGGGCAGAGCTCGCTGTGCGCATTGCCCCCGAGTTCGGCGACGGCGCCTGGTATGTCGACCTGGCGACGACCACCGATCCTGCCCTCGTTTCGGTAGCGGTGGCGCGCGCCCTGGGCCTATCCGATCGGCCCGGCATGACAACAAGGGAAGTGCTAGTACAGTTTGTCGGCGGTCGCCACATGCTGATGGTGCTCGATAACTGCGAGCATCTGCTGGCCGCGTCCGCGTCCGTGGCGGTCGATCTCCTCGATGCCGACTCTGGGCTGACGGTGTTGACGACCAGTCGTGAGCCTCTGGGGGTCGCTGGTGAAGTGACGTTTATGGTGCCGTCGCTGTCGCTGGCTGATGAGGCCGTGGAGTTGTTCGCCGATCGGGCTCGTCGAGTGCGACCCGATTTCGAGGTGATTGAGGACAACGAGGAAGCGGTGGTGGAGATCTGTCGACGGCTCGACGGTATCCCGCTTGCCATCGAATTGGCGGCCGCGAGGGCGGGGGCGTTGTCGCTTGCCGAGATCCTCGGCAGTCTTGATGATCGGTTTGGGTTGCTGACGTCGGGTGCGCGTACCGCGTTGCCGCGTCAGCAAACATTGCGCGCTTCGGTCGATTGGTCCTATGCGTTGCTGACCGAGTACGAGCGCACGGTGTTGCGTCGGCTGTCGGTGTTTGTCGGTGGGTTCGATCTGGACGCGGCGCGTGCCGTGGCGGCCAGCACCCTCATTGAGGGCCACCAAATCTTCGACCAGCTGGTATCGCTGGTCGATAAGTCGTTGGTCGTGGCCGATAGCGCCGGAGCGTCGACGCGGTATCGCTTGTTGGAGACGGTGCGCCAGTATGCGTTGGAGAAGCTGGTGGAGTCCGGCGAGGCTGACGATGTGCGCAATCGGCACCGCGACTACTACACGTCGTTGGCGGCGTCGTTGCTCGATCCCGGGTGCGGTGACTACGAGCAGCGGTTGGGGCATGCCTGGGACGAGATGGACGACTTTCGTGGCGCGTTCGGGCGCAGTCTGGAAACGGGCGCGATCGGGCGGGCGTTGGAGTTGGCGTCCTCGTTAGAGCCGTTGTGGCAGTCGCACGGTGGCATCCGGGAAGGGCTGGCGTGGCTCGAAACAGCCCTCGCCGACATCGACGCGCCCACTGTGACCCCGGAAGTGCGGGTGCAGGCGCTGGCCAGTCGAGCCACCTTGCTGGCGTGGGTGGGCGTGGCGGCCAGCGTTACCGAAACCGAGGAGGCCCTGGCCGTAGCCCGGAGCCTTGATGACCGGGTCTCGTTGGTGCGCGCGCTGATGGCTCGCGGCTGCGCCTCGCTGTATGACGCGGAGGCCGCCGGGCCGTACTTCGCCGAGGCGGTCAGCGTTGCACGCGAGATCGGGGACTCGTGGCTGCTAAGCCAAGCTCTTGTCCGGCAGACCACACCGGCTGTCATCGCAGGCGACCTGGCCGCAACGGTCAAGGCCGCGGCGAAGGCGCTCGACGCCGCTGAAGCCACCGGTGATCGATTCGCCGCTCGTCATTGCCGCCTGCTCGAGGGATTTGCGATATTCCTGCAGGGCGATTTGGAGACGGGCTACGCTCGGCTCGCCCACGTGATCGAGGAAGCGACCGCTGAGCACGACGCGATGTTTCGGGTTTACGGGCTGGTCATCGGGGGCTATGTGCGGGCGCTTCAGGGCGACGCGGTCGGCGCCCAAGGCTGCGCCGACGCGGCCTTGGAAAGTTGTGCCGAATTGCTTGGGTTCCATACGGGCACGGCCAATGCCGGTGTGGCGGTCGCGTGCTTGGCTGCCGGTGATGCGGACGCCGCCTGGCAGGCCTACGAAGCCGCTCGGACGCGCACCGGCCTAGAGCCACTGACCAATGGACTTTTTGTGTGGGCGGCGTTGGGGCCACTGGGTTGTGGTGACCTGGCTGCGGCCCGTCGCTGGGCCGACGATGTCGTGCTGGCGACGGAGGGCTCATTTGAGGCTGCGTCGCTATCAACCCGTTCGCGCGTCGCGATCGCGCAGCATGACCTAAGGCAAGCCGAAAGCGACGCGTACGATGCGCTGGCGATCGCATCCCGCCTCCCGAGTTCGCTCATCGTTCCGGACGTTTTCGAATGTCTGGCCGATCTGGCATGTGATGTCGGCAACCACCGTGACGCGGCGAGGTTGTGCGGTGCGGCCGACACCGCGCGGCGGGGCATGGGCACGGTGCGGTTCAAGGTACTTGACGAAAGCCATCAGGCCACCGTGGGTGCCGTGCGGGAGGCATTGGGAAACAACGAGTTCGATAGCGCGTGGGCTGAGGGTGCGGCCTTGTCGACCAGCGATGCGATCGCCTACGCGCAACGCGGTCGCGGCGAACGCAACCGTCCGACCCGGGGTTGGGCGTCGCTGACTCCGACCGAAGCCCGAGTCGTGCGCCTGGTCAGCGAAGGGCTGACCAACAAGGACATCGCGACCCAGCTTTTTATTTCCTACCGGACCGTTCAGACCCACCTCACGCACGTCTACGCCAAGCTGGGTCTGAACTCTCGCCTGCAGCTCGCCCAACAAGCCGCGCGCCGTGTCTGA
- a CDS encoding nitroreductase family protein, producing the protein MVTMTQQQQAPGTNDTSLAGKFRRSPLWRAKLRLQFTGWLQYLITTVVAAALLITALVGWLVGVWPLVLFWLPLSVGVLLLAATGFDVVTVKWGVRPSEPIPHRHDDVDTFELIRSRRSCRSFQSRDLTRADRAELMDAVTEHTRDDRLIGTSPIRLEYVAAPLTVWPVAGAHEFLVAIAPRNYDRLAIIDIGRSLEKVVLHATRMGIATCWIGPGADQTSVITHLGDRFDPETDHVVCVCAVGYRSRFQPLFVRLMSRLQRRRLPLRSLFFANPDLDVPLDVSTAPFSAFGRCYQACQWAPSSYNAQPVRCAAVTTQVGTQQKAVRFDFYATNTSRFYTPVALGIWAANWETGCDALGIRGHFTIPLGDRNDDTGAAHRDLSWIADQG; encoded by the coding sequence ATGGTCACGATGACGCAGCAACAACAGGCACCGGGTACCAACGACACCTCCCTGGCCGGGAAGTTCCGACGCTCGCCGCTGTGGCGTGCAAAGCTGCGATTGCAGTTCACGGGCTGGCTGCAGTACCTCATCACCACCGTGGTCGCGGCCGCGCTTCTCATCACCGCATTGGTGGGCTGGTTGGTGGGGGTTTGGCCGCTGGTGTTGTTCTGGCTGCCCCTGTCCGTCGGCGTGCTCCTCCTCGCTGCGACGGGATTCGATGTCGTCACGGTCAAGTGGGGAGTGCGACCCTCAGAGCCGATCCCGCACCGCCACGATGATGTCGACACCTTCGAGCTGATCCGCTCGCGGCGCTCGTGCCGGTCCTTTCAGAGCCGCGATCTGACCCGAGCCGACCGCGCCGAGCTCATGGACGCTGTGACCGAACACACCCGGGATGACCGCTTGATCGGGACCAGCCCAATTCGGCTGGAGTACGTCGCGGCTCCGCTGACGGTCTGGCCGGTGGCCGGCGCCCATGAGTTCCTTGTCGCGATAGCACCGCGAAACTACGACCGCCTCGCGATTATCGATATCGGCCGCAGCTTGGAAAAAGTAGTGCTGCACGCGACGCGGATGGGCATAGCCACCTGCTGGATCGGCCCCGGTGCTGACCAAACCAGCGTCATCACCCACCTCGGTGACCGATTCGATCCGGAGACCGACCATGTGGTCTGCGTCTGCGCTGTGGGATACCGGTCCCGTTTCCAGCCGCTGTTCGTTCGGCTGATGTCACGGCTCCAGCGGCGCCGCCTGCCACTACGGTCGCTGTTTTTTGCCAATCCCGACCTGGATGTGCCGCTGGATGTCAGCACCGCACCGTTCTCCGCATTCGGACGCTGCTATCAGGCCTGTCAGTGGGCGCCATCGTCCTACAACGCCCAACCCGTTCGCTGCGCGGCGGTCACGACCCAGGTCGGAACGCAGCAGAAAGCCGTGCGATTCGACTTCTACGCCACCAACACATCACGGTTCTATACCCCTGTCGCACTGGGAATCTGGGCCGCGAACTGGGAAACCGGCTGCGATGCGCTCGGCATCCGGGGCCACTTCACGATCCCACTCGGCGACCGCAATGACGACACCGGCGCGGCCCATCGCGATCTAAGTTGGATCGCGGACCAAGGGTAG
- a CDS encoding DoxX family membrane protein has translation MSIGHAGASPALADQLKDPAYSAFLLLRTVFTIAPIAFGLDKFFNLLTHPHHWNMYLAGWMDKLVPGTADQCMYVVGVVEIAAGVLVAVAPRIGAWVVAAWLAAIIFDLVTGPGFYDVALRDFGLLVGAVALGRLAQGVHDGSVGRT, from the coding sequence ATGAGCATCGGACACGCCGGGGCTAGCCCGGCACTCGCAGACCAGCTGAAGGATCCCGCGTATTCGGCCTTTCTGTTGCTTCGCACCGTGTTCACGATCGCGCCCATCGCGTTCGGACTGGACAAGTTCTTCAATCTGCTGACCCACCCGCACCACTGGAACATGTATCTGGCCGGGTGGATGGACAAACTCGTCCCGGGTACCGCCGATCAATGCATGTATGTGGTCGGGGTCGTCGAGATTGCCGCCGGCGTGCTGGTTGCGGTCGCGCCGCGCATCGGCGCCTGGGTGGTCGCCGCGTGGCTGGCGGCGATCATCTTCGACCTGGTTACCGGGCCGGGTTTCTACGATGTCGCGCTGCGGGATTTCGGTTTGCTGGTCGGCGCGGTCGCGCTCGGGAGGCTCGCGCAGGGCGTGCACGACGGCAGCGTCGGGCGCACCTAG
- a CDS encoding aldo/keto reductase, protein MTAPTPQAQAPEPPAEASGTFTLGGDLTVNRLGFGAMRVTGPGVWGPPADRGEAVRLLRRAVELGVNFIDTADSYGPAISEEILAEALHPYPGLVIATKAGLLRTGPGAWVPLGNPSYLRQQCEMSLRRLRVDTIDLFQLHRIDSNFSLAEQLGELVALHHEGKIRHIGLSEVDVEQLNAARQITPIVSVQNLYNVSARAAEPLVDVAASEGIGFIPWYPLAAGPLAAADGPLHQIAADHHATPSQLALAWLLKRSPAMLPIPGTSQVAHLEENVAAAEIMLTDQEFEILGAAGADAERGR, encoded by the coding sequence GTGACCGCACCGACCCCGCAAGCACAGGCCCCAGAACCACCGGCGGAGGCCTCTGGCACCTTCACACTGGGCGGCGACCTCACCGTCAACCGGCTCGGATTCGGCGCGATGCGTGTCACCGGTCCCGGTGTCTGGGGTCCGCCCGCCGACCGGGGCGAAGCCGTGCGGTTGTTGCGCCGCGCGGTGGAGCTTGGCGTGAACTTCATCGACACCGCGGACTCATACGGGCCCGCGATATCCGAAGAGATCCTCGCCGAGGCATTGCATCCGTATCCCGGTCTGGTGATCGCGACCAAGGCGGGGCTGCTGCGCACCGGCCCGGGTGCGTGGGTTCCCTTGGGGAACCCGAGCTATCTGCGCCAGCAGTGCGAGATGAGCCTACGGCGCCTTCGGGTAGACACCATCGACCTGTTTCAGCTGCACCGCATCGACAGCAACTTCTCACTGGCCGAACAGCTGGGCGAGCTGGTCGCGTTGCACCACGAGGGCAAGATCCGCCACATCGGCCTGTCAGAGGTCGACGTTGAACAGCTCAACGCGGCTCGCCAGATCACTCCGATCGTGTCGGTACAGAACCTGTACAACGTGTCGGCTCGCGCCGCCGAGCCGCTGGTGGACGTTGCGGCAAGCGAGGGCATCGGCTTCATTCCGTGGTATCCGCTGGCCGCAGGGCCACTGGCGGCCGCCGACGGCCCGCTGCACCAGATCGCAGCCGACCACCACGCCACGCCGTCGCAGCTGGCCCTGGCGTGGCTGCTGAAGCGGTCGCCGGCGATGCTGCCCATCCCGGGCACCTCGCAGGTGGCACACCTGGAGGAGAACGTCGCTGCGGCGGAAATCATGTTGACCGATCAGGAGTTCGAGATCCTCGGCGCTGCGGGCGCCGACGCCGAACGCGGCAGGTAG
- a CDS encoding DUF1990 family protein: MDLDALADLPLTYPEVGATAAGQLPPGYSHLSVVTQIGTGDQRFEEAADAVMSWGMQRGAGLRVQASSEVAVVSAVVLVGIAFLRAPCRVVYVVDEPDVRGFGYGTLPGHPVSGEERFAVRRDPTTSAVFAEVSSFSRPVTLAIKATGPFGAVAQRLIAKRYLRAV; this comes from the coding sequence GTGGACTTAGATGCGCTTGCTGACCTACCGCTGACCTACCCGGAGGTGGGTGCGACAGCGGCCGGTCAACTGCCCCCGGGATATAGCCATCTCAGTGTGGTGACCCAGATCGGCACTGGCGACCAGCGCTTCGAGGAGGCCGCCGATGCCGTCATGAGTTGGGGGATGCAGCGCGGAGCCGGCCTGCGGGTGCAGGCCAGCTCCGAGGTCGCCGTGGTCTCCGCGGTGGTGCTGGTGGGAATCGCTTTCCTGCGTGCGCCGTGCCGGGTGGTCTACGTCGTCGACGAACCCGATGTCCGGGGATTCGGCTACGGGACCTTGCCCGGCCACCCGGTTTCCGGCGAGGAACGGTTCGCCGTGCGCCGCGACCCGACCACCTCGGCGGTGTTCGCGGAGGTGTCGTCGTTCTCGCGCCCGGTGACTCTTGCGATCAAAGCCACCGGGCCGTTCGGGGCGGTGGCCCAGCGCTTGATTGCCAAGCGCTACCTGCGCGCGGTCTGA
- a CDS encoding class I SAM-dependent methyltransferase has translation MPDKHNESQHRLPASNRTDDSVAGHWLLARLGKRVLRPGGVELTRTLLAHAEVTDADVLELAPGLGRTAAEIMSRGPRSYVGAESDPDAAHAVRAIVQDRGAVPTAVHVTDAARTQLPDASADVVLGEAMLTMQADTAKDAIVAEASRVLRSQGRYAIHELALTPDTVPEDVSTDIRRSLARAIKVNARPLTIAEWSQLLAQHGLVVEQVATAPMALLEPRRLIADEGLWGTLRFVRNVLIHRDARRRVLLMRRTFRRHRTRLTAVGIVARKP, from the coding sequence ATGCCCGACAAGCACAACGAGTCGCAGCATCGGCTACCGGCATCGAATCGCACCGACGACAGTGTGGCTGGCCACTGGCTGCTGGCGCGGCTCGGCAAGCGAGTGCTTCGCCCCGGGGGCGTGGAGCTCACGCGAACGCTGCTCGCCCATGCCGAGGTGACCGACGCCGACGTTCTCGAGCTTGCGCCCGGTCTCGGCCGTACCGCGGCCGAGATCATGTCCCGCGGACCGCGTTCGTATGTCGGCGCAGAAAGCGACCCCGATGCGGCGCACGCCGTTCGCGCCATCGTGCAGGATCGTGGGGCCGTACCAACTGCCGTCCACGTGACCGACGCGGCCAGGACCCAGCTACCCGACGCGAGCGCCGATGTCGTCCTCGGGGAGGCGATGCTGACCATGCAGGCCGACACCGCCAAAGACGCGATTGTCGCCGAGGCGTCGCGGGTGCTGAGGTCCCAAGGCCGTTACGCGATCCACGAGCTTGCCCTGACACCGGACACCGTTCCCGAGGACGTCAGCACGGACATCCGGCGATCGCTTGCCCGCGCGATCAAGGTGAATGCTCGTCCACTGACGATCGCCGAATGGTCGCAGCTGTTGGCGCAGCACGGACTGGTGGTCGAACAGGTCGCCACAGCACCGATGGCGCTACTGGAACCGCGACGGCTGATCGCCGACGAAGGGCTATGGGGAACGCTGCGGTTCGTCAGGAACGTGCTCATCCATCGTGATGCGCGCAGGCGAGTGCTGTTGATGCGCCGCACATTCCGCCGGCATCGCACACGGTTGACTGCGGTCGGCATCGTCGCCCGCAAACCCTAA
- a CDS encoding cupin domain-containing protein: MESVSLTSLASEKLAEAHQSHSGRAAHTIHGGHAHELRQTVMALLAGQDLSEHDNPGEATLQVLQGHVRLTAGDDAWDGTTGDYVAIPRRRHGLLAIEDSVFMLTVLKSLPDAP; this comes from the coding sequence ATGGAATCCGTTTCGCTGACCAGCCTGGCTTCCGAAAAGCTGGCCGAAGCGCACCAGTCACACAGCGGCCGGGCCGCGCACACCATTCACGGCGGTCATGCCCACGAACTTCGGCAGACCGTGATGGCGCTGCTTGCCGGCCAGGACCTGTCCGAACACGACAACCCAGGTGAGGCGACGCTGCAGGTCCTGCAGGGGCACGTGCGCCTCACCGCTGGAGATGACGCCTGGGATGGCACGACCGGCGACTACGTCGCGATTCCGCGCAGGCGGCATGGGCTGCTTGCGATCGAGGATTCGGTCTTCATGCTGACCGTGCTGAAGTCTTTGCCAGACGCTCCATAG